The Caproicibacterium amylolyticum genome includes the window GCAGCGGGTTCTTTGATGAATTTGTTTTCCACAACACTCTTTGCCGGAACCTGTGCAGCTGTCTGAGCGGAGTGCTTTGTTTCAACATGTCCGCAGCAGGCGGCCATCGGGCAGGCATCACAGCTCATGTCACGCACAGGCGTGCCGCCGCGGCGTTCAGTAATGTGGTTGGTAATTGCCATAAGCATGCCAAACACAAAGAAACCGCCGGGAGGGAGCAGGAAAATGATGATGCCGGGGTACATTGCCGGCATGACCTGCATGCCGAAGAATGTACCGGAGCCGAGAATCTCACGGATAGTGCCCATGAGCAGCAGGGTAATGGTAAAGCCGCAGCCCATGCCAAGGCCGTCCATAATGCTGGGCAAGACCTTATTCTTGTTTGCAAAACCTTCGGCACGGCCCAAAATAATGCAGTTTACAACGATCAGGGGCAGGTAAATTCCGAGTGTGGCCTTCAAATCGGGGGAGAAAGCCTCTATCAGCATCTGCACAACCGAAACAAAGCCTGCAATAATGACAATGTAACAGGGGATACGGACTTTGTCCGGAATTACCTTGCGCAGTGCAGAGATAACCGCATTGGAGCAGACCAGAACAAAGGTGGTGGCTACGCCCATGCCGATTGCGTTGCTTGCCGCGGTGGACAGTGCCAGTGTGGCGCAGCAGCCGAGAACCAGCCGTAGAACCGGGTTCTCTTTGATAAGGCCCTTGGTAAACTCATGCCAAAGGCTTACTTTCTTTTCAGCCATCTGTCAGGCACCTCCTTTTACAGTGTTGAAGCTTGCAACAGCCTGATTGACAGCATCGGCAACAGCCTTGCTGGTAATGGTGGCGCCGGTCAGTGCCGCAATCTGTCCGTTGCCGGTCTGGCCGTTTTTGTTGACGTCAAACTTGCCGCTTGCGGGCACAGCCTGCTTAAATTGGTCGCGGAAAGAGGCTTTCTGTGCATTCAGGCCAAGGCCGGGGGTGTCGTTGGAGGAAACCAGATTTACACCGGTCACTTTGCCCTCCTTGCTGATGCCGGTCATGACTTTCACATCGCCGCCGTAGCTCTTGCTGGAGGTGGTGAAAACATAGCCTGCAACTTCGCCGCCCTTTTTGCCGACAGCATAGTTAAGGCCCTGAGAAGTTTTCGGTTCAAAAGAATCGGCGTTCGGCAGCACCTGCTGTTGGCTCTGTTGCTCAGTTTGTTTGTTGATCTCAACAATTTTGGTTTTTGTCAGCTGGTTTGTAAAGGCCAGCAGCACCGAAACAATCAGGCAGATTAAAAAGAGAACGACAACAGGTTTTACAACATCTTTAGCAGTAACTTTTACTTTCATTGCTGCGCCGCCTCCTTTTTCTTTTCTTTGGGAGCTTTGCCGAATGCATGCGGGCGGGTCGCGCGCTCAATCAGTGGAGTCAGAATATTCATGATGATGATGGAATAGGAAACGCCTTCCGGCAGAGAACCAAACTGCCGAATCAGCATGGTCAGGCAG containing:
- a CDS encoding RnfABCDGE type electron transport complex subunit G → MKVKVTAKDVVKPVVVLFLICLIVSVLLAFTNQLTKTKIVEINKQTEQQSQQQVLPNADSFEPKTSQGLNYAVGKKGGEVAGYVFTTSSKSYGGDVKVMTGISKEGKVTGVNLVSSNDTPGLGLNAQKASFRDQFKQAVPASGKFDVNKNGQTGNGQIAALTGATITSKAVADAVNQAVASFNTVKGGA
- the rsxE gene encoding electron transport complex subunit RsxE, translating into MAEKKVSLWHEFTKGLIKENPVLRLVLGCCATLALSTAASNAIGMGVATTFVLVCSNAVISALRKVIPDKVRIPCYIVIIAGFVSVVQMLIEAFSPDLKATLGIYLPLIVVNCIILGRAEGFANKNKVLPSIMDGLGMGCGFTITLLLMGTIREILGSGTFFGMQVMPAMYPGIIIFLLPPGGFFVFGMLMAITNHITERRGGTPVRDMSCDACPMAACCGHVETKHSAQTAAQVPAKSVVENKFIKEPAADTKEGEQ